The DNA sequence ccttaagtaaaaaaaatttttttactgtcagaaaatgttttcccaaactaaaaataaagactataggTGGAAATAGGCTTCTGataataactaactaactaaataaataataactaatACAGCTGAAcattcaaaaataatccaagGTCCTCATTCCCAATAATGTGTGATTTATCAAAAGCAATGCGTCCTCCGTATCGCTGAGTTACGGAACACCGCCAATGATGACGAACGACATTTTGACGCCCGCCGCGGACGTTTGCTTTGCCTTCCAGCGGGCGACAACCAAGTGGTGTCGCTGCTCCTGCTGGCCGAACCcgaggccatcttggccatgGCCGACCCCACGGTGCCCGACAGCGACATCAAGGCGCTGACCACGCTGTGCGACCTGGCCGACCGCGAGCTGGTGGTCAACATCGGCTGGGCCAAGCACATCCCAGGTACGAGACCACCCCGCATGTGCAGGTCGGCAAAACTTGAGTGGCTTTCATTCAAAAGCGCTCCGACAACATCTTGCGTTTCATCAGCGGCCGTTGTCGATGCTTTCAACACCGCCGCGGAAACACCTGCCTCCTTTGTTGACATTTGGCTCCCTGCGCTGCTTACAATACAAACAAAGCGTtggtgcgtgcgcgcgtgtgcgcatTCCAGCACAAACACCGAGCAACCATTTTGAGCGCGTCTTGTCCTTTCGTGTCCCTCGCCATCGGAAGAGGAGCTTTACCTCCCCCAGGGCCGTTGTCGTCCGTCGCTTTCAGATCCAGCGAGTTCAAAGTTCAAACTTTCACACTCACTGATCCGAATaaatgactggatagccgatagcccatacgcgcccgtgcaagccgttgaagccacagggcggccatcttgctcctcccatctcgccagCAGACTACTGTATGAACTATACATATTAGACGTTAACAGGTCGTAGGCACTTGGTATAGGGTCGGGGGTGGTCACTagtttttaacaagtaaaaataaataaataaatcaagcggacggtatgtgctgctttgaagactattaaatttggcagaggcatcttttgttgaattacagctataattctttaattaaaataagatacaaGTTCACTCCTGTAAACGTCATTAAGCATATTTTTGCCAAatgaaaacatcataaatcatgctgtctcaaatgttctccaatttggatactgtaaatgtatcgGGATCATACGCtcagaaacgtttcttgggaggagcaatatggcggcctcgcggcttcaaaagtcttggccaatcggctatccagtcatatgttcaaaaacaaaagtggcaGCACTCTGTTCAAAATGTGATTGGCCCCTTGTTGCCAGGCAGAGTTCATAAACGGCCCTATtggttttgtattatttaaaaaaaaataaaaattatattattgtatagtattattaggaatgaaTACCAGTCACTGATACTTCTCTGACATCACTTTAAGTCCTCCtgggcagtagttggcgctatactgcggCAGTTTGACACATCGGTGAATCACAAAGGTCATTATGTTAAATTTTACTCAAGATATTGGTGAGTACTAAAAGCAAGAGctctggtatcagtctgaaaaatataatttaatataatatacCGACAGGCtttatgggttaaaaaaaaaagggggggggggcacctttTTGAATACACATTTCCAAAACATGAAATCATAATAATCCAAATGGCTTTTTGTCATCGTTAACGGCGCTGTCGCGTCGTCCGGGGCTGAGTGACGGTTCCACACGTGACGACCGCCGGAGGTTCCGGTCCGAGAGCCATCTGAGTCGCCGTCCcctggggggggtgggggtgacgGCATCCGGTCCGGGTCGCCTCCTCAGCTGGCGGGGACGTTGACGCTGATGGAGGGCGAAGCGGCGTTGCGGGTTcggacaaaaagacaaaaggcCACGCTTGCTTTTGGCCTTTCGGCGCTGGCTGTCGCATGACTGTGAccgtgacgatgatgatgataacgaagatgacgacgacgatgatgatgatgataacgaAGATGACGAGGACGAAGATGCACACAACCCAACGCTAATGAGCACGATCGTGCTTGACTTGCACTTAAGTCGTACTCCTGCGCTTGTCCTGGCTAACGATATCAGGGGCAGACCTCTTTTTGCCCCGCCGTTAGATTTCAGCCACTGCCACATGTTTGCCCCTGCCAGGAGTtgtgctaagctaagctaacgtgtGTGCTAAGCTAACAAACGTGCTTGGTTTTTTCTCGTCCACTGTATAACAGATATTCCACTGTCTGCTGTCAAGGACACAATTTGCCCCCAAAATAAAGCTTCAGGGGCACTTTTCAGTTTGCCCCACCATAAAGCCCGCATCTCACTGAGGGGCAAAGTTTTTGCAACAGTTTGCGCACGTAGCGGAGGTTGGTTTTTCATCCGTTTGTTCACGTTTGTAAAAGGTTACAAAGATGTATGCAGAaagtttttcatatattttttaaaacctgtTTGCCAtccaattttgaacatgttaaaaaaaaaaatggcaaccaTAGAACATGTTTgccaaaaaattatataaaaaaatttatttgcGACTGTAAAAACTGTCAGccatgaatttttttacgttaaaaaaaaattgcgaccATAAAAACCATTTGCCGTcaaattttattcaaaatttcttcatgaccataaaaaaaattcctaatCATAAAAACTGCTaaattttatttagaatttcaTGAGCGACTATAAAGTGTTTGacatcaaattttgaacatgttccaaaaaaattgcaaccgtaaaaatgttttccatcaaattttaatttttttttatttttattagcaaCCATAAAAccatcaaattttgaacatgttcaaaactgCTTTCGAATATCTGTCTCCAgtctttgcaaccttttgcGACCTCGAACAAACACTGACGATAAACTAACATTTGCAACCTCTCGCCAACTTTTGCCGCTTAATGACATACCGGTTTAAGATTTGAGGGGCACTTTTCAGTTTGCCCCACCATAAGACTTTAGCTGTTGTTGATTCTTGTGAACGTGTGCTTGTGCCTCCCTttgagataattttttttttttttctgtggcctTGCTTAACTATCAGTTGATTAGCTGTCGTGTCGTCACGCTGATGGATGCCACGGATCCGTTTGCGCTTGTTAACTTTCACAGACAATCAATCAGAGGCGGGGAAAGTGCAACGTAACCTGATAAAATGTCACCGATGCTGTCAAAAGCGCACACGCCCCTCGCTCTTTAAAATGGATTGAATTGATGAACGTGGGTGCGTCTTCAGTGTCGTGAAATATGTCATCATGTCTTCCTCTGTCGGCGTGATAATCTGATTGGCGTTCTAGaagaattttgtttttcaactcattcgctgccattgacggcaaaagACGTCAAatggtgcatatttttttactgggctggcagtgaatgggttaaattAGCAACATATTTTTCATACGGCAGCTAGCTTGACTTAATTCGAGTTTGTACGGCAAGCTACGCTAACGGTACGCTAACGGTCAGCCGCTAGCTTAGCTGCGATtaggaattttgaaaaaattaaaaaaattaaaaatatatatatatttttttaaataaataaataaaggagagcaatgatgatgacatgtcaaatcggtaaaattaccgactgagctctccagaaaaaaaaaaaaatacggcaGCTAGCTTGACTTAATTCGAGTTTGTACGGCAAGCTACGCTAACGGTACGCTAACGGTCAGCCGCTAGCTTAGCTGCGATtaggaattttgaaaaaattaaaaaaattaaaaatatatatatatttttttaaataaataaataaaggagagcaatgatgatgacatgtcaaatcggtaaaattaccgactgagctctccagaaaaaaaaaaaaatacggcaGCTAGCTTGACTTAATTCGAGTTTGTACGGCAAGCTACGCTAATGGTACGCTAACGGTCAGCCGCTAGCTTAGCTGCGATtaggaattttgaaaaaataaaaaaaataaaaaattaaaaaaatatatatatttttttaaataaataaataaaggagagcaatgatgatgacatgtcaaatcggtaaaattaccgactgagctctccagaaaaaaaaaaaaatacggcaGCTAGCTTGACTTAATTCGAGTTTGTACAGCAAGCTACGCTAACGGTACGCTAACGGTCAGCCGCTAGCTTAGCTGCGATtaggaattttgaaaaaattaaaaaaattaaaaatatatatatatttttttaaataaataaataaaggagagcaatgatgatgacatgtcaaatcggtaaaattaccgactgagctctccagaaaaaaaaaaaaatacggcaGCTAGCTTGACTTAATTCGAGTTTGTACGGCAAGCTACGCTAATGGTACGCTAACGGTCAGCCGCTAGCTTAGCTGCGATtaggaattttgaaaaaataaaaaaaattaaaaattaaaaaaatatatatatttttttaaataaataaataaaggagagcaatgatgatgacatgtcaaatcggtaaaattaccgactgagctctccagaaaaaaaaaaaaggaatttcaaCGCGCGTGCCAGCTGAAAGTTGTCGTCCGTGTTCCGCCAGGCTTCCCGTCGCTGTCGCTGGCCGACCAGATGAGCCTCCTGCAGAGCGGCTGGATGGAGATCCTGATCCTGCGAGTGGTCTTCCGCTCGCTAGCGCTGGACGAGCGGCTGGCGTACGCCGACGACTACGTGATGGACCAGGACCAGTCCAAGATGGCCGGCCTGCTGGACCTCAACAACGCCATCTTGCAGCTGGTCAAGAAGTACAAAGGCGTCAGGCTGGAGAGGGAAGAGTTCGTGCTCCTCAAGGCGATCGCGCTGGTCAACTCAGGTGGGCTCGTTGTTGTCTGCTGGGGAGTTTGGGTGCGAGTGTCAAAACGAGTGCGTTGGTTTTGAGTTCAttgaactcattcgctgccagcCCGCTTAAAATGGATCTTTggcgtctatagtcgtcaatggcagtgaatgagttcatatgaaaaaaaaaaatgcagagttgtcatcaatgtcttgcaaatgcaattatgccacctagtggtagaAAAATGGATCAATACcacgctcatttttttttttacagtacagtacatctttttaattttaactcaattttattaattattatgaaataactgtattaatgactaaaagatgctaatatttctattagtttagcatttgttttcacttttatattaagagtatgaaaactttgaaaacattaattacaataaaaaaaattaaatcacttGACACCCTTATTTGTACcataaccctataaagcctgaaccatgaaatatatgagagaaaattcagattttttgtaaatagagtatttattggtccttttgaacaaacgagcaaaaaaaggttttaaaaatcaacttctacatttgacttttgatttgatacatccggtcacaatgctttaaattcatacatttataactgtcaataatattataataaacagacatatccaaaatattagtatttccaaaaatctgaatgaaCATTTGctactattaataagtatattgtgtttctcctttctcaattgggttACGGGAAAAGTTGGGCAAtgctgccctctaatggattatccgtgcaatgcatgtgtccgatctttttttttcacctctcGCTAACTTGATGGTCCATTTTGtgcgaacccccccccccccccccccccccgcagacTCGGTGCACATCGAAGACTCGGAGGCGGTCCAGCACCTGCAGGACGTCCTCCAGGGGGCCTTGCAGGACTACGAGGCGGGCCGGCACGCGCCGGACCCTCGGCGTGCCGGCAAGCTGATCATGAGCCTTCCTCTGCTGCGGCAGACGGCCGCCCGCGCCGTGCAGCACTTCTGCGGCGTCAAGCGGGACGGCCGCGTGCCCATGCACAAACTCTTCCTGGAGCTGCTGGAGGCCAAAGCCTGAACGTCCCGAAAACAGAAGATCATCactttgacgttttttttttttccgcattGTTGTTTGGtcggtttatttttttgttctgtatcGCGAGACAAAATCGAAGCTGTGCCACTTGAGTGAAAAGTACTGTGAGGCCCCGATAAGAAGACTTGAGAGGCCCCGCCCACCTCATGAGTTTTTCAGCTCGCCGTGATGGACTTTTTGGACGCCGATTTTGTCCACGATGGCGTGACTTCCTTCAAAGTGGACAAAGGAAGATCCCAAGACTCCTTAGTGGACTTTTGTTCACCCTCCCGGAAGCTTCATTTGCGTTCTTCGCACGTCCAATAAAAGACGAGGAAAAGCCGCAACGGGGCCCTCAAAGACATTTCAGGGAAAGAAAAGTGTGCTCAAGCaaatgtgatatttatttgaCTCTGCAAATGTACAGCAAGTCCGCAAACAAAACCTCAGAGAGGAATCGTCTCATAAAaaggcccacaaaaaaaaaataaaaaaaaatgcaaatatttgtaatataaataaatactgttttttggtttgtttttgtatctAGTATGGCCTTCGGAGGACCTTATAAGGTTCACGCCTCGGTTCAAATCGTACGTGCAGTAAATATATCCAAATATAAGGAACTATATGATAAATAATTGTTATCTGGAAAGCGCATATTGAAGAACTTAATTTTTGGGAAAAGTATCACATTTTTTACCACTGTCCTGCCCCATCAACTTAACATTTTTTAGTccagtttgtgttgtttttttttaagtgtgtaatGTCCTACTAACAAATCGCCCGCAAATCGGACGTCAACGTGTGCGCTCCTTTTGTCCTCGCAGCCGTGACGGGCGGGCGGGCGTGTTTGAACGACGTTTGCGTCCACTCGCGTGCTTTGTGTGGATGTGGTTGGCAAATATTCTGCCATCAAATAATGAAGGCCTTTTGTGCACTTGCCGCTAAATGTGAGGTATTAAGACTTCGTCCAATGTTCTAGAGTTGACGGTGACACTGtaagaagttgtttttttgttgcgccGCGTGTATTTCGTGTCTTACGCCAGGGGGCGCGCTTGTGTTGTTTATTTCTCAGgtgaataaaaattttaaaaagcctTACAATACAtcatggctttttttccccttctgcaTAAAAGAAGCTTACTATACATCATGTCCCGTTTTCCCCCTGCGTACCTGTGCCGCCACTTTTGTTGCAGCTTTTTAGCGACATCTTGTGGTCACATTGTGTATATGCCAAAACAAGTGCTCATAAAGcaaacattgaaaatattttatcacGGATTTTAGAAATCTGAAAGATTATTAATGACaaccatttttgctgtattattaATTAGGTTTTGTGTGTAAACATTGTgctgctatttatttatttttttaattctcaacactttttttcttttagcaaACATTTTAATATCTAAGAAAGTATTTTGTATACACACACAACTTAGTGCATGAGCAGGTTCCAAGGGACCCGAGGGTGGTGTTGGTGACAGGACGCCTCTTCAGGTAAGATGACACCTGATGGTTGCCATAGAGATGCTAAGCAAAGGCTGATGGGATGTCGAACCACACACACGAATAGGAGTTTTGAGATTTTGACGCCACACGTGACATCTCGATGCGGCAACAGGCAACGTCCCCAAGGCCAAGCTGGTCTTCGGCCTTCTGATGCGTCTCGCGGGACCTTCGACAAAAGATCCCAAGACGGACCGCGACGCCGGTGAGTTGCTCTTATGTCCCTTTTCTCGCACACAGACAAAAAGTTCAGCTTCATCAATTGCCCCGTGCGTCAGAAAAACGTCATcgggacaaaaacattttgatgagGCCGATTATTATCAAATTGTTTTCTAGGTCACAAGTTTTGTTGCTCAAACcggcaaaaaaaatgtggggaaaGTATGGGAAAATTCTTATTCTATTCCATACTGTATGGGGACAAACATATTTTGACACCATATGAGTATCGTGTTCTCAGTTGTTTTTTCCTGTGACCACGAATGTCATTTGTCGTATTTAGGAAGCCCCGCCCCTCCAGAGGGCCCAATGGGAGGCGAGCGTGTGGAGTCGGGCCAGGCGGATGGACGCCCGGTTTTCCAGGAGTTGTGGTTCATGGCGGTGATGGCGGCCATCGCCCTGCTGCTGATGGCCGTCGCGCTGGGCGTGGCCCTGCACAAGGTCAGGTGACTACTTCCACGGACCACGaggcattttattaaaaatcaattaataaatgtgaaaataaaaactaacacatatatacatataaaataatttatataagagtttttattttcacttttattcatgtatttatttttaatgttggcagttaTGGTCCGGGGCTCACGACATGACAACAGCCAATGAAAACCCTGCGTTGCAGGTGCTGAAGAAGGCCCCCTTGAGCAGAGAGCGGCCCCCTCTGGTGGCCATGCAGAAGCGAAGCCCCATGGCCGTTTATCCAGCCAGCAATTCTGTTTTGGTGAGACGCTCCACCAAATAGTCACACATTCCGCAGCAATGACCACTGATCATAGCcgccattttgtgacatttcagTTCGACACGGCGGGTGTGGTCAGCAGCGTGACGCTCAAGTCCTTCACCATCAAGACAGAGGTAACGTCCCATTttgaaattgttcaataaagttatatgagggggaaaaaaaaaaggtaacgtCGCATTTCCCCCTGCGTACCTGGGTCGCGTGTTGACATCTTTCTGCTGGCCACAAGGAGGCGCTGGAGGCCAAATGTGAAGACGCAGGTGCTCAGGGTAACGTAAGAGATGAGACTTCCTTGAGGCGCAGCGTCAGCCAGGTGATGGACCGGAAGTCGGAGGCGTGGGGACACGACAGCGGGATGGTGAGCATGGAAAGCATTTAGTCCTTGTATTTGATGCTTTGCCAATACTCGGTGTctcttccgtttttttttttaaatcgctcTCTTGCGTCGACAGTTTATGGACGACGAAGAGTTTGTGGACAGCGTCAAAGGCTTCAGCACGACCAGGAAGGAGCACACCATGTTTACAGACACCAACTTGTGATCAATTGCGAGAGTCAAGTGGATCATGTCACCGTCAGtaacacaagatggcagcagagcggccattttgtactGGAACTAACATAGTTCATCGGCGCAAAGATGCCGTCCAAGCATCATTTTTACATTAGATGATGGTTGAAACATGTTTTTTCAGTGAATAATGGaggataggttaaaaaaaaaaaaagtacatagaAAATGTCTTTCATGTCTTATTTGCAAGCAGTCCAATCGTTCGAacgaacaaataaataaaaatataaataaatggctcATTAAACCGCAACAGTGTGAGTCAATGAGGTGGTAGATAAAAAGTGTATATAGTTGTTCACataatcatttatttgaaatgaggTGCAAtgctgacacacaaaaaaaaaacacttgaaccATTACAGTCACTACTAGAAtggtcaccaaaaaaaaaaaaaatcagtaacaCAATAAATTAACAAACTTCAGTACCACATGAGTAAACAAACACCCCAAAACGGGCTGGAATCCgatgcattaactctttgactgccaaaaacgtcaaataacgtttagtaaaatcctatggaggagtgccaaagacgttaaaagacgtttgtttcaaagcagaggtgaaactaaccatattctattgttgattactgaaaaacggaataaggtagaaacaaactctttttttctgatgaaagatgagagtccaatctttcatttggtagtatgtgtgtttccatagtccaaacacataattttctgtggaccttgaaagatca is a window from the Vanacampus margaritifer isolate UIUO_Vmar chromosome 19, RoL_Vmar_1.0, whole genome shotgun sequence genome containing:
- the LOC144039240 gene encoding estrogen-related receptor gamma-like isoform X2, whose product is MSVRGPEPPCPPSIKREPSSPSSSLGDASPAQPSPAGSSSDTNSSFGPPTKGHGHANDNGGPIRRLVEEEAQVKCEFLLGSVTKRVCLVCGDVASGYHYGVASCEACKAFFKRTVQGNIEYNCPGSNECEITKRRRKSCQACRFVKCLAVGMLREGVRLDRVRGGRQKYKRRMDADDGACSYRQLHAGLPHKRTPGDNQVVSLLLLAEPEAILAMADPTVPDSDIKALTTLCDLADRELVVNIGWAKHIPGFPSLSLADQMSLLQSGWMEILILRVVFRSLALDERLAYADDYVMDQDQSKMAGLLDLNNAILQLVKKYKGVRLEREEFVLLKAIALVNSDSVHIEDSEAVQHLQDVLQGALQDYEAGRHAPDPRRAGKLIMSLPLLRQTAARAVQHFCGVKRDGRVPMHKLFLELLEAKA
- the LOC144039240 gene encoding estrogen-related receptor gamma-like isoform X1, translated to MDLVDLYLPECFTYHPDAQHLGKMSVRGPEPPCPPSIKREPSSPSSSLGDASPAQPSPAGSSSDTNSSFGPPTKGHGHANDNGGPIRRLVEEEAQVKCEFLLGSVTKRVCLVCGDVASGYHYGVASCEACKAFFKRTVQGNIEYNCPGSNECEITKRRRKSCQACRFVKCLAVGMLREGVRLDRVRGGRQKYKRRMDADDGACSYRQLHAGLPHKRTPGDNQVVSLLLLAEPEAILAMADPTVPDSDIKALTTLCDLADRELVVNIGWAKHIPGFPSLSLADQMSLLQSGWMEILILRVVFRSLALDERLAYADDYVMDQDQSKMAGLLDLNNAILQLVKKYKGVRLEREEFVLLKAIALVNSDSVHIEDSEAVQHLQDVLQGALQDYEAGRHAPDPRRAGKLIMSLPLLRQTAARAVQHFCGVKRDGRVPMHKLFLELLEAKA
- the LOC144039432 gene encoding usherin isoform X2, which translates into the protein MRLAGPSTKDPKTDRDAGSPAPPEGPMGGERVESGQADGRPVFQELWFMAVMAAIALLLMAVALGVALHKLWSGAHDMTTANENPALQVLKKAPLSRERPPLVAMQKRSPMAVYPASNSVLFDTAGVVSSVTLKSFTIKTEALEAKCEDAGAQGNVRDETSLRRSVSQVMDRKSEAWGHDSGMFMDDEEFVDSVKGFSTTRKEHTMFTDTNL
- the LOC144039432 gene encoding usherin isoform X1, translating into MRLAGPSTKDPKTDRDAGSPAPPEGPMGGERVESGQADGRPVFQELWFMAVMAAIALLLMAVALGVALHKLWSGAHDMTTANENPALQVLKKAPLSRERPPLVAMQKRSPMAVYPASNSVLFDTAGVVSSVTLKSFTIKTEEALEAKCEDAGAQGNVRDETSLRRSVSQVMDRKSEAWGHDSGMFMDDEEFVDSVKGFSTTRKEHTMFTDTNL
- the LOC144039432 gene encoding usherin isoform X3; translated protein: MRLAGPSTKDPKTDRDAGSPAPPEGPMGGERVESGQADGRPVFQELWFMAVMAAIALLLMAVALGVALHKVLKKAPLSRERPPLVAMQKRSPMAVYPASNSVLFDTAGVVSSVTLKSFTIKTEEALEAKCEDAGAQGNVRDETSLRRSVSQVMDRKSEAWGHDSGMFMDDEEFVDSVKGFSTTRKEHTMFTDTNL